A genomic segment from Streptosporangium roseum DSM 43021 encodes:
- a CDS encoding MerR family transcriptional regulator translates to MAVSSGEGRNADQDDPERRQSARQRAGEEGLLFDGQPVKAPADIGYRGPTACAAADITYRQLDYWARTGLVEPTVRAAHGSGSQRLYGFRDILVLKVVKRLLDTGVSLQQIRIAVQHLRDRGVNDLAQITLMSDGVSVYECTSPDEVIDLLQGGQGVFGIALGRVWQEVEGSLADLPGERAESGQGPLDDHHADELARRRRARRTG, encoded by the coding sequence GTGGCGGTCAGCAGCGGCGAGGGTAGAAACGCCGATCAGGATGACCCGGAACGGCGCCAGTCGGCACGTCAGCGCGCGGGTGAAGAGGGTCTGCTTTTCGACGGGCAGCCGGTGAAAGCGCCCGCCGACATCGGATATCGAGGGCCCACCGCGTGCGCGGCCGCCGATATCACCTATCGGCAGCTGGACTACTGGGCGCGCACCGGCCTGGTCGAGCCCACCGTGCGGGCCGCCCACGGCTCGGGTTCCCAGAGACTGTACGGCTTCCGCGACATCCTGGTGCTCAAGGTCGTCAAACGACTGCTCGACACCGGCGTCTCCCTCCAGCAGATCCGCATCGCCGTACAGCACCTGCGTGACCGAGGTGTCAACGACCTCGCCCAGATCACACTGATGAGCGACGGGGTCAGCGTCTACGAGTGCACCTCGCCCGACGAGGTCATCGACCTTCTCCAGGGCGGTCAGGGCGTCTTCGGTATCGCGCTGGGCCGGGTGTGGCAGGAGGTGGAGGGCTCCCTCGCGGATCTTCCCGGCGAGCGCGCGGAGTCCGGCCAGGGCCCTTTAGACGATCATCACGCCGATGAGCTGGCCCGCCGCCGCAGAGCTCGGCGTACGGGGTAA